One segment of Belonocnema kinseyi isolate 2016_QV_RU_SX_M_011 chromosome 7, B_treatae_v1, whole genome shotgun sequence DNA contains the following:
- the LOC117176861 gene encoding tafazzin homolog isoform X5: MNGLQSSMKNGFQAKLENLASNDSEKCFENNCRSEDELKSKEFSKTNGLTMVYNIKWIIPKLRNPARLWNIASSITFAAVGIFSKIFIEWFNKTTIYNKHILQRALDCRPRNVPLITVSNHHSCFDDPGIWATLDLRYLLNRHKMRWSLAAQDICFTNVWHSYFFMLGKCIPVIRGDGVFQEAVDFCIEKLASGEWVHVFPEGKVNMHKENIRFKWGIGRLILESPVTPLVVPVYHVGMDDILPNDPPYILKAGKRVTMYYGEPIDFTDVLAELRSAKASDTEARKAITDRIQDELARLQTVTEELHSQY; encoded by the exons atgaATGGATTACAATCGTCGATGAAAAACGGCTTTCAGGCAAAACTCGAAAATCTGGCGAGCAATGATAGTGAGAAATGTTTCGAGAACAATTGTCGTTCGGAGGACGAACTGAAGTCAAAGGAGTTTTCGAAAACCAA TGGGCTCACGATGGTCTACAACATCAAATGGATCATACCGAAGCTCCGTAACCCAGCAAGGCTGTGGAATATCGCGAGCAGCATAACCTTCGCTGCAGtaggaattttttccaaaatcttcaTAG AATGGTTCAACAAAACCACCATTTACAACAAACACATCCTCCAGAGGGCCTTGGACTGTCGACCCAGAAATGTGCCTCTTATTACAGTTTCAAATCATCACAGTTGCTTCGATGACCCAGGTATATGGG CGACTCTGGACCTGAGGTACCTGCTGAATCGCCACAAAATGAGATGGTCCCTAGCAGCACAAGACATTTGTTTCACAAACGTGTGGCACTCCTACTTCTTTATGCTTGGGAAATGCATACCAGTCATCAGAGGCGACGGTGTTTTTCAAGAGGCTGTGGACTTCTGCATTGAGAAGCTTGCCTCCGGAGAGTGGGTTCACGTCTTCCCCGAGGGTAAAGTGAACATGCACAAGGAAAACATTAG GTTTAAATGGGGCATAGGAAGGTTAATACTCGAATCGCCTGTGACTCCACTGGTCGTTCCTGTCTATCACGTCGGCATGGACGATATCCTACCCAACGATCCACCTTACATTCTCAAGGCGGGTAAGAGAGTCACTATGTATTATGGAGAACCAATAGACTTTACGGATGTGTTAGCTGAACTCAGATCAGCCAAAGCCAGTGATACTGAAGCCAGAAAAGCGATCACCGATCGTATTCAAGATGAACTTGCTAG
- the LOC117176861 gene encoding tafazzin homolog isoform X4, whose amino-acid sequence MNGLQSSMKNGFQAKLENLASNDSEKCFENNCRSEDELKSKEFSKTNSGLTMVYNIKWIIPKLRNPARLWNIASSITFAAVGIFSKIFIEWFNKTTIYNKHILQRALDCRPRNVPLITVSNHHSCFDDPGIWATLDLRYLLNRHKMRWSLAAQDICFTNVWHSYFFMLGKCIPVIRGDGVFQEAVDFCIEKLASGEWVHVFPEGKVNMHKENIRFKWGIGRLILESPVTPLVVPVYHVGMDDILPNDPPYILKAGKRVTMYYGEPIDFTDVLAELRSAKASDTEARKAITDRIQDELARLQTVTEELHSQY is encoded by the exons atgaATGGATTACAATCGTCGATGAAAAACGGCTTTCAGGCAAAACTCGAAAATCTGGCGAGCAATGATAGTGAGAAATGTTTCGAGAACAATTGTCGTTCGGAGGACGAACTGAAGTCAAAGGAGTTTTCGAAAACCAA CAGTGGGCTCACGATGGTCTACAACATCAAATGGATCATACCGAAGCTCCGTAACCCAGCAAGGCTGTGGAATATCGCGAGCAGCATAACCTTCGCTGCAGtaggaattttttccaaaatcttcaTAG AATGGTTCAACAAAACCACCATTTACAACAAACACATCCTCCAGAGGGCCTTGGACTGTCGACCCAGAAATGTGCCTCTTATTACAGTTTCAAATCATCACAGTTGCTTCGATGACCCAGGTATATGGG CGACTCTGGACCTGAGGTACCTGCTGAATCGCCACAAAATGAGATGGTCCCTAGCAGCACAAGACATTTGTTTCACAAACGTGTGGCACTCCTACTTCTTTATGCTTGGGAAATGCATACCAGTCATCAGAGGCGACGGTGTTTTTCAAGAGGCTGTGGACTTCTGCATTGAGAAGCTTGCCTCCGGAGAGTGGGTTCACGTCTTCCCCGAGGGTAAAGTGAACATGCACAAGGAAAACATTAG GTTTAAATGGGGCATAGGAAGGTTAATACTCGAATCGCCTGTGACTCCACTGGTCGTTCCTGTCTATCACGTCGGCATGGACGATATCCTACCCAACGATCCACCTTACATTCTCAAGGCGGGTAAGAGAGTCACTATGTATTATGGAGAACCAATAGACTTTACGGATGTGTTAGCTGAACTCAGATCAGCCAAAGCCAGTGATACTGAAGCCAGAAAAGCGATCACCGATCGTATTCAAGATGAACTTGCTAG
- the LOC117176861 gene encoding tafazzin homolog isoform X2: MNGLQSSMKNGFQAKLENLASNDSEKCFENNCRSEDELKSKEFSKTKYSSISSGLTMVYNIKWIIPKLRNPARLWNIASSITFAAVGIFSKIFIEWFNKTTIYNKHILQRALDCRPRNVPLITVSNHHSCFDDPGIWATLDLRYLLNRHKMRWSLAAQDICFTNVWHSYFFMLGKCIPVIRGDGVFQEAVDFCIEKLASGEWVHVFPEGKVNMHKENIRFKWGIGRLILESPVTPLVVPVYHVGMDDILPNDPPYILKAGKRVTMYYGEPIDFTDVLAELRSAKASDTEARKAITDRIQDELARLQTVTEELHSQY; the protein is encoded by the exons atgaATGGATTACAATCGTCGATGAAAAACGGCTTTCAGGCAAAACTCGAAAATCTGGCGAGCAATGATAGTGAGAAATGTTTCGAGAACAATTGTCGTTCGGAGGACGAACTGAAGTCAAAGGAGTTTTCGAAAACCAAGTATTCTTCTATTTCAAG TGGGCTCACGATGGTCTACAACATCAAATGGATCATACCGAAGCTCCGTAACCCAGCAAGGCTGTGGAATATCGCGAGCAGCATAACCTTCGCTGCAGtaggaattttttccaaaatcttcaTAG AATGGTTCAACAAAACCACCATTTACAACAAACACATCCTCCAGAGGGCCTTGGACTGTCGACCCAGAAATGTGCCTCTTATTACAGTTTCAAATCATCACAGTTGCTTCGATGACCCAGGTATATGGG CGACTCTGGACCTGAGGTACCTGCTGAATCGCCACAAAATGAGATGGTCCCTAGCAGCACAAGACATTTGTTTCACAAACGTGTGGCACTCCTACTTCTTTATGCTTGGGAAATGCATACCAGTCATCAGAGGCGACGGTGTTTTTCAAGAGGCTGTGGACTTCTGCATTGAGAAGCTTGCCTCCGGAGAGTGGGTTCACGTCTTCCCCGAGGGTAAAGTGAACATGCACAAGGAAAACATTAG GTTTAAATGGGGCATAGGAAGGTTAATACTCGAATCGCCTGTGACTCCACTGGTCGTTCCTGTCTATCACGTCGGCATGGACGATATCCTACCCAACGATCCACCTTACATTCTCAAGGCGGGTAAGAGAGTCACTATGTATTATGGAGAACCAATAGACTTTACGGATGTGTTAGCTGAACTCAGATCAGCCAAAGCCAGTGATACTGAAGCCAGAAAAGCGATCACCGATCGTATTCAAGATGAACTTGCTAG
- the LOC117176861 gene encoding tafazzin homolog isoform X3, with amino-acid sequence MNGLQSSMKNGFQAKLENLASNDSEKCFENNCRSEDELKSKEFSKTKYSSISSSGLTMVYNIKWIIPKLRNPARLWNIASSITFAAVGIFSKIFIEWFNKTTIYNKHILQRALDCRPRNVPLITVSNHHSCFDDPATLDLRYLLNRHKMRWSLAAQDICFTNVWHSYFFMLGKCIPVIRGDGVFQEAVDFCIEKLASGEWVHVFPEGKVNMHKENIRFKWGIGRLILESPVTPLVVPVYHVGMDDILPNDPPYILKAGKRVTMYYGEPIDFTDVLAELRSAKASDTEARKAITDRIQDELARLQTVTEELHSQY; translated from the exons atgaATGGATTACAATCGTCGATGAAAAACGGCTTTCAGGCAAAACTCGAAAATCTGGCGAGCAATGATAGTGAGAAATGTTTCGAGAACAATTGTCGTTCGGAGGACGAACTGAAGTCAAAGGAGTTTTCGAAAACCAAGTATTCTTCTATTTCAAG CAGTGGGCTCACGATGGTCTACAACATCAAATGGATCATACCGAAGCTCCGTAACCCAGCAAGGCTGTGGAATATCGCGAGCAGCATAACCTTCGCTGCAGtaggaattttttccaaaatcttcaTAG AATGGTTCAACAAAACCACCATTTACAACAAACACATCCTCCAGAGGGCCTTGGACTGTCGACCCAGAAATGTGCCTCTTATTACAGTTTCAAATCATCACAGTTGCTTCGATGACCCAG CGACTCTGGACCTGAGGTACCTGCTGAATCGCCACAAAATGAGATGGTCCCTAGCAGCACAAGACATTTGTTTCACAAACGTGTGGCACTCCTACTTCTTTATGCTTGGGAAATGCATACCAGTCATCAGAGGCGACGGTGTTTTTCAAGAGGCTGTGGACTTCTGCATTGAGAAGCTTGCCTCCGGAGAGTGGGTTCACGTCTTCCCCGAGGGTAAAGTGAACATGCACAAGGAAAACATTAG GTTTAAATGGGGCATAGGAAGGTTAATACTCGAATCGCCTGTGACTCCACTGGTCGTTCCTGTCTATCACGTCGGCATGGACGATATCCTACCCAACGATCCACCTTACATTCTCAAGGCGGGTAAGAGAGTCACTATGTATTATGGAGAACCAATAGACTTTACGGATGTGTTAGCTGAACTCAGATCAGCCAAAGCCAGTGATACTGAAGCCAGAAAAGCGATCACCGATCGTATTCAAGATGAACTTGCTAG
- the LOC117176861 gene encoding tafazzin homolog isoform X1, whose amino-acid sequence MNGLQSSMKNGFQAKLENLASNDSEKCFENNCRSEDELKSKEFSKTKYSSISSSGLTMVYNIKWIIPKLRNPARLWNIASSITFAAVGIFSKIFIEWFNKTTIYNKHILQRALDCRPRNVPLITVSNHHSCFDDPGIWATLDLRYLLNRHKMRWSLAAQDICFTNVWHSYFFMLGKCIPVIRGDGVFQEAVDFCIEKLASGEWVHVFPEGKVNMHKENIRFKWGIGRLILESPVTPLVVPVYHVGMDDILPNDPPYILKAGKRVTMYYGEPIDFTDVLAELRSAKASDTEARKAITDRIQDELARLQTVTEELHSQY is encoded by the exons atgaATGGATTACAATCGTCGATGAAAAACGGCTTTCAGGCAAAACTCGAAAATCTGGCGAGCAATGATAGTGAGAAATGTTTCGAGAACAATTGTCGTTCGGAGGACGAACTGAAGTCAAAGGAGTTTTCGAAAACCAAGTATTCTTCTATTTCAAG CAGTGGGCTCACGATGGTCTACAACATCAAATGGATCATACCGAAGCTCCGTAACCCAGCAAGGCTGTGGAATATCGCGAGCAGCATAACCTTCGCTGCAGtaggaattttttccaaaatcttcaTAG AATGGTTCAACAAAACCACCATTTACAACAAACACATCCTCCAGAGGGCCTTGGACTGTCGACCCAGAAATGTGCCTCTTATTACAGTTTCAAATCATCACAGTTGCTTCGATGACCCAGGTATATGGG CGACTCTGGACCTGAGGTACCTGCTGAATCGCCACAAAATGAGATGGTCCCTAGCAGCACAAGACATTTGTTTCACAAACGTGTGGCACTCCTACTTCTTTATGCTTGGGAAATGCATACCAGTCATCAGAGGCGACGGTGTTTTTCAAGAGGCTGTGGACTTCTGCATTGAGAAGCTTGCCTCCGGAGAGTGGGTTCACGTCTTCCCCGAGGGTAAAGTGAACATGCACAAGGAAAACATTAG GTTTAAATGGGGCATAGGAAGGTTAATACTCGAATCGCCTGTGACTCCACTGGTCGTTCCTGTCTATCACGTCGGCATGGACGATATCCTACCCAACGATCCACCTTACATTCTCAAGGCGGGTAAGAGAGTCACTATGTATTATGGAGAACCAATAGACTTTACGGATGTGTTAGCTGAACTCAGATCAGCCAAAGCCAGTGATACTGAAGCCAGAAAAGCGATCACCGATCGTATTCAAGATGAACTTGCTAG
- the LOC117176861 gene encoding tafazzin homolog isoform X6 — protein sequence MRTWPRRITKEQTIFREVPQGIFLCVRGEPRLLKPRSFPFSSGLTMVYNIKWIIPKLRNPARLWNIASSITFAAVGIFSKIFIEWFNKTTIYNKHILQRALDCRPRNVPLITVSNHHSCFDDPGIWATLDLRYLLNRHKMRWSLAAQDICFTNVWHSYFFMLGKCIPVIRGDGVFQEAVDFCIEKLASGEWVHVFPEGKVNMHKENIRFKWGIGRLILESPVTPLVVPVYHVGMDDILPNDPPYILKAGKRVTMYYGEPIDFTDVLAELRSAKASDTEARKAITDRIQDELARLQTVTEELHSQY from the exons ATGCGAACATGGCCGCGCCGTATTACGAAAGAGCAGACGATTTTCCGGGAAGTTCCACAGGGAATCTTTTTGTGCGTGCGAGGGGAACCGAGGCTTTTAAAACCTCGTTCCTTTCCTTTTAGCAGTGGGCTCACGATGGTCTACAACATCAAATGGATCATACCGAAGCTCCGTAACCCAGCAAGGCTGTGGAATATCGCGAGCAGCATAACCTTCGCTGCAGtaggaattttttccaaaatcttcaTAG AATGGTTCAACAAAACCACCATTTACAACAAACACATCCTCCAGAGGGCCTTGGACTGTCGACCCAGAAATGTGCCTCTTATTACAGTTTCAAATCATCACAGTTGCTTCGATGACCCAGGTATATGGG CGACTCTGGACCTGAGGTACCTGCTGAATCGCCACAAAATGAGATGGTCCCTAGCAGCACAAGACATTTGTTTCACAAACGTGTGGCACTCCTACTTCTTTATGCTTGGGAAATGCATACCAGTCATCAGAGGCGACGGTGTTTTTCAAGAGGCTGTGGACTTCTGCATTGAGAAGCTTGCCTCCGGAGAGTGGGTTCACGTCTTCCCCGAGGGTAAAGTGAACATGCACAAGGAAAACATTAG GTTTAAATGGGGCATAGGAAGGTTAATACTCGAATCGCCTGTGACTCCACTGGTCGTTCCTGTCTATCACGTCGGCATGGACGATATCCTACCCAACGATCCACCTTACATTCTCAAGGCGGGTAAGAGAGTCACTATGTATTATGGAGAACCAATAGACTTTACGGATGTGTTAGCTGAACTCAGATCAGCCAAAGCCAGTGATACTGAAGCCAGAAAAGCGATCACCGATCGTATTCAAGATGAACTTGCTAG